Proteins from one Spirochaetota bacterium genomic window:
- a CDS encoding RNHCP domain-containing protein, whose product MSRCDKKYKDENKPFICENCGRGVVPAESYTRNRNHCPECLWSKHVDLRTGDRMSVCRGLMEPIGVWVKDRDEWALIHRCVKCGSIRANRIAGDDNRTRLMNLAIKPVMLFPFPYAALSGDDPGQGKQGGAR is encoded by the coding sequence ATGTCGAGGTGTGACAAAAAATATAAGGATGAAAACAAACCGTTCATCTGCGAAAATTGCGGCAGGGGAGTCGTGCCGGCGGAATCATATACGCGGAACAGGAATCACTGCCCTGAATGCCTCTGGAGCAAGCATGTTGACCTTCGCACCGGTGACCGGATGTCGGTATGCAGGGGACTTATGGAGCCGATCGGCGTATGGGTGAAGGATCGTGACGAATGGGCCCTCATTCACCGGTGCGTGAAATGCGGATCCATAAGGGCCAACAGGATAGCGGGGGACGATAACCGGACGCGGCTTATGAACCTGGCCATCAAGCCCGTGATGCTGTTCCCGTTTCCATATGCCGCCCTGAGCGGCGATGATCCCGGACAGGGGAAACAGGGAGGAGCGAGATGA
- the rsgA gene encoding ribosome small subunit-dependent GTPase A, with translation MNRSKLGWNDSLEEQLLRWSGSGLAPGRIVGEAGHGYDVETDAGRFNAVVSGHFRYIAACRADYPAVGDWVLLRGEKDPLQIERVLERGGFLSRRAAGRKCDEQVIAANIDLMLIVAALDGGRNFTQHGIERYIVMVRDGGAMPVIVLNKCDLCSESERSDYRAMARSVAGDIPVIMVSALTGEGMEQLQEFLTPGITAALTGPSGAGKSALINYLLGKEIQKTGALRENDMRGRHTTTRRELFMLGGGAMVIDTPGLRELRPFGDAGSIDMAFTEISSAAGGCRFSDCTHTNEPGCEVLRLVSEGRIEFGRYQNYITIRNEMMSLEMMKSEQGRLQRKSRDKALSKLVKSYLKEHGK, from the coding sequence ATGAATCGTTCGAAGCTGGGATGGAATGACTCGCTTGAGGAACAGCTCCTCCGCTGGAGCGGATCGGGCCTGGCCCCGGGAAGAATCGTGGGCGAGGCGGGCCATGGCTACGACGTTGAAACTGATGCGGGAAGGTTCAACGCCGTGGTGTCGGGGCATTTCCGCTATATTGCGGCGTGCCGGGCGGACTATCCGGCGGTCGGTGACTGGGTCCTCCTGCGCGGTGAAAAAGACCCTCTTCAGATTGAACGGGTGCTCGAGAGGGGTGGTTTTTTGTCGCGCCGCGCGGCAGGCAGGAAATGCGACGAGCAGGTCATTGCCGCCAACATAGACCTGATGCTTATCGTGGCGGCTCTTGACGGCGGGCGAAATTTCACGCAACACGGGATTGAGAGATACATAGTCATGGTGCGCGACGGAGGCGCCATGCCCGTGATCGTTTTAAACAAGTGCGATCTCTGCTCTGAAAGCGAGAGAAGCGATTATCGCGCCATGGCCCGTTCGGTTGCCGGAGATATACCCGTTATCATGGTGAGCGCGCTGACGGGCGAGGGCATGGAGCAGCTGCAAGAATTTCTCACCCCGGGGATCACCGCAGCCTTAACCGGGCCGTCGGGAGCGGGAAAGTCGGCCCTCATAAATTATCTTCTGGGAAAGGAGATCCAGAAGACCGGGGCCCTGAGAGAGAATGATATGCGGGGGAGGCATACCACGACCAGGAGGGAGCTTTTCATGCTGGGCGGCGGCGCGATGGTGATTGATACCCCGGGTCTCAGGGAGCTCCGTCCATTCGGAGATGCCGGGTCGATCGATATGGCTTTCACGGAGATTTCCTCGGCCGCGGGAGGGTGCAGGTTTTCTGACTGTACTCATACGAATGAGCCCGGGTGCGAGGTGCTTCGGCTTGTATCGGAAGGGAGAATCGAATTCGGGCGGTATCAAAATTACATCACCATAAGAAACGAGATGATGTCGCTTGAGATGATGAAAAGTGAACAGGGGAGGCTTCAGAGAAAGAGCCGCGACAAGGCGCTGTCAAAACTGGTAAAGAGCTATCTTAAAGAGCATGGGAAATAG
- a CDS encoding GTP pyrophosphokinase family protein, giving the protein MNVEQPKTAYLFNGLIDDFLPEEMGKVIHSFIKTENLYLSATREITTKLEILNDEFKYLKDRNPIQLIKPRVKTPRSILEKLHKLGFELSAESARINLNDIAGVRVICSYIDDIYTIADLLTSQNDIELIRTRDYIKNPKSNGYRSLHLIITVPVFLSDRTEKVKVEVQIRTIAMDFWASLEHEIAYKLVNGNNEEIRKELRDCADVISDTDIRMQKLYNSIHAK; this is encoded by the coding sequence ATGAACGTGGAACAGCCAAAAACCGCATATCTGTTTAATGGACTGATTGATGACTTCCTTCCCGAGGAGATGGGAAAAGTCATTCATTCATTTATAAAGACCGAGAACCTCTATTTATCCGCCACCCGGGAGATAACCACGAAGCTTGAAATATTAAATGACGAGTTCAAGTACTTGAAGGACCGCAATCCAATCCAGCTTATTAAACCCAGAGTAAAGACACCCAGGAGCATACTTGAAAAGCTGCATAAGCTCGGGTTTGAGCTCAGCGCGGAATCGGCCAGGATAAACCTGAACGACATCGCCGGTGTACGCGTCATATGCTCATACATCGACGATATTTACACTATCGCGGATCTGCTCACGTCGCAGAACGATATCGAATTGATCCGTACCAGGGATTACATTAAGAACCCGAAATCGAACGGATACCGGAGCCTGCATCTGATCATCACGGTGCCGGTTTTTTTGTCGGACAGAACTGAAAAAGTCAAGGTCGAGGTTCAGATCAGAACAATCGCCATGGATTTCTGGGCGTCTCTCGAACATGAGATCGCCTATAAACTTGTCAACGGTAACAATGAGGAAATCAGGAAGGAACTGAGGGACTGCGCCGACGTCATTTCGGACACTGATATTCGCATGCAGAAGCTTTATAATAGTATTCATGCAAAATAA
- a CDS encoding class I SAM-dependent methyltransferase yields the protein MNEQAWDRISGDYYSEILSPLKDCKHNPLIDELTALKSKRMSVVELGCGIGELIPFLEENFRTVAAMDFSPEMIAQAKERSGKPNTKFLVMNIADMSGIDGSFDVAVAVNSIIASDLAKVSHMIREIFRILKPGGKLFAIVPAMESYIYQNMLFVDRELEKEVPQEKVIQLASKLLDHKSYDAFHGLIDFEGDIQKAFYRFEIVYRFGKAGFGNFKVVRVPYQWTKWKEAGQMYYPSEDPPWDWYFTCDKPK from the coding sequence ATGAATGAGCAAGCGTGGGATAGAATTTCCGGGGATTATTATTCAGAAATACTGAGTCCGCTCAAGGACTGTAAACACAATCCCCTGATTGATGAGTTGACCGCCCTGAAGTCGAAAAGAATGTCGGTGGTAGAGCTCGGCTGCGGCATAGGAGAACTCATTCCTTTTCTGGAGGAGAATTTCAGGACCGTAGCCGCTATGGATTTCTCTCCGGAAATGATTGCCCAAGCTAAGGAACGGAGCGGTAAGCCTAACACGAAATTCCTGGTCATGAACATCGCCGACATGAGCGGAATCGATGGTTCATTTGATGTTGCGGTGGCCGTGAATTCCATTATTGCCTCGGACCTGGCGAAAGTCAGCCATATGATAAGGGAAATATTCAGAATTCTAAAGCCCGGAGGTAAATTGTTCGCCATCGTTCCGGCCATGGAGTCCTATATTTATCAGAACATGCTTTTTGTTGACAGGGAACTGGAAAAAGAGGTTCCCCAGGAAAAAGTTATCCAGCTGGCATCGAAGCTCCTTGATCACAAGTCATATGACGCCTTTCACGGCCTGATAGATTTTGAAGGCGATATCCAGAAGGCTTTTTATCGTTTTGAGATAGTGTACAGGTTTGGAAAGGCGGGTTTTGGCAATTTCAAGGTCGTGAGGGTCCCTTACCAGTGGACGAAGTGGAAGGAAGCGGGGCAGATGTATTATCCCAGTGAGGACCCTCCCTGGGACTGGTATTTCACTTGCGATAAGCCGAAGTGA
- a CDS encoding energy transducer TonB translates to MAPQLLHTIRKKIKAMDLFELCLTISIILHAAAGGAYFISNMPSFTTDEDELIDASKIKMKDVDVDFIDIPSSVPLGGDTNPAPVEKEEWIEGTGKDKPDAESTDIDINKLSGDGTDKDGYMFADLSDHPPVPIIDFDLNRYFPQAARSANITKKTVLLQMQVNEDGSINSAKIVSPPSGYGFDEAAMKVVARLRFRPGKVSGRTVKMLLRVPITFVLEN, encoded by the coding sequence ATGGCCCCGCAGCTGTTACATACCATACGAAAAAAAATAAAGGCGATGGACCTCTTCGAGCTCTGCCTTACCATTTCCATAATCCTTCACGCCGCGGCCGGCGGGGCATACTTCATCTCCAACATGCCCTCGTTCACAACCGACGAGGACGAGCTGATCGACGCTTCCAAGATAAAGATGAAAGACGTGGACGTCGATTTCATCGACATCCCGTCGTCGGTCCCCCTGGGGGGCGACACCAATCCCGCTCCCGTCGAAAAGGAGGAATGGATCGAGGGGACCGGCAAGGACAAGCCGGACGCGGAGAGCACCGACATCGACATCAACAAGCTCTCCGGCGACGGCACGGACAAGGACGGCTACATGTTCGCGGACCTGAGCGACCATCCGCCCGTGCCCATCATCGACTTTGACCTGAACAGGTACTTTCCCCAGGCGGCGCGCTCCGCCAACATCACAAAAAAAACGGTGCTCCTCCAGATGCAGGTGAACGAGGACGGCTCCATCAACAGCGCGAAGATCGTGTCCCCGCCGTCGGGCTACGGCTTCGACGAGGCCGCCATGAAGGTTGTGGCGAGGCTCCGGTTCAGGCCCGGGAAGGTTTCCGGGAGGACCGTGAAGATGCTGCTGCGGGTGCCGATTACGTTTGTTCTCGAGAATTAA
- a CDS encoding biopolymer transporter ExbD: MALLPGSGDDDEIGYINITPMVDVLLVLLVIFMVTANFLKMESVNINLPKVNAADPNIQQSVQIALTKDGKLMMEDTEVNEERMVANLAKESKYRPNMRVTLSADERLPYGAIARVMGLIRQSGVTRIALSVKR; the protein is encoded by the coding sequence ATGGCATTACTACCCGGCAGCGGCGACGACGACGAAATCGGTTATATCAATATCACGCCGATGGTCGACGTGCTCCTCGTTCTCCTGGTCATATTCATGGTCACGGCGAACTTCCTCAAGATGGAATCGGTGAATATCAACCTCCCCAAGGTCAACGCGGCGGACCCGAACATACAGCAGTCGGTGCAGATCGCCCTCACCAAGGACGGCAAGCTCATGATGGAGGATACCGAGGTCAACGAGGAGAGAATGGTCGCCAACCTGGCAAAGGAGTCAAAGTACCGGCCCAACATGAGGGTGACACTTTCCGCGGACGAGCGGCTCCCCTACGGCGCCATAGCCCGCGTCATGGGCCTCATCCGCCAGTCCGGCGTCACCCGCATCGCCCTGTCAGTAAAACGCTGA
- a CDS encoding MotA/TolQ/ExbB proton channel family protein has translation MSDILIIVGHGETFVFAMLILASILALAVGMERAVIFKRNSNKKISRFAEELIALLRKRDLKAAADKAREFGDNVYTRFAIFSIEHASDNAHGLQDLMAGKILEEKIELEKRLTILNTLGNNAPFIGLLGTVLGVIKAFHGLGTLGSSGADVVMRSISKALLATAAGLFIAIPVVMANNYFSKKVKTIIQRLEILSREISASLHVHKAAPAETKAPKATRKSVKR, from the coding sequence ATGTCAGATATACTTATCATTGTAGGACACGGAGAAACCTTCGTATTTGCCATGCTCATACTGGCCAGCATCCTTGCCCTGGCGGTGGGAATGGAGCGGGCAGTCATATTCAAGCGCAATTCCAACAAGAAAATCTCCCGCTTTGCGGAAGAATTGATCGCGCTCCTCAGGAAGCGCGATCTCAAGGCGGCGGCCGACAAGGCCCGTGAATTCGGCGACAACGTCTACACCCGTTTCGCCATCTTCTCCATCGAACACGCCAGCGACAACGCCCACGGCCTTCAGGACCTCATGGCCGGGAAGATATTAGAGGAAAAGATAGAGCTCGAGAAACGGCTGACCATCCTGAACACCCTGGGCAACAACGCCCCCTTCATCGGGCTCCTCGGCACGGTCCTGGGCGTCATCAAGGCGTTCCACGGCCTCGGCACCCTCGGCAGCTCCGGAGCGGACGTGGTCATGCGCAGCATCTCCAAGGCCCTGCTGGCCACGGCGGCCGGCCTCTTCATCGCCATTCCCGTGGTCATGGCCAACAACTACTTTTCCAAGAAGGTCAAGACAATCATCCAGCGGCTTGAGATCCTCTCGCGGGAGATAAGCGCGAGCCTGCATGTGCACAAGGCGGCTCCCGCCGAGACCAAAGCGCCGAAAGCGACGCGGAAAAGCGTTAAGAGGTAA
- a CDS encoding glutamine synthetase III: MKKVTPTIATERTYTVEKEKDLPISSYFGEDTFNDKVMQAKLPKVFYAKLKESIDKGKKLDIETANAVAHAMKEWALENGATHFAHWFQPMTGATAEKHDAFIEISGPGEVIERFTGEQLVQGEPDASSFPSGGLRATFEARGYTAWDMSSPAFLRKNGIGITLCIPTAFISYHGEALDKKTPLLRSVRAVNDSAMRVLKVLGNRKSKKVTSNLGPEQEYFCIDMDYFYKRQDLVLTGRTLMGAPPAKGQELEDQYFGSIKERMQSFMHDVEEELYKLGIPAKTRHNEVAPAQFEIAPIFEEANVAVDHNLLVMDKLQQVARQHNMAVLLHEKPFAGINGSGKHVNWSLSTDDGINLFKPGKTPHDNIQFLVFLLATMKAVLRHSDLLRAAVASASNDHRLGANEAPPAIISIFLGDQLTKILESIEKGVASDASDKSIIDLGISSLPVVSRDNSDRNRTSPFAFTGNKFEFRAVGSSQNISFAATVVNTIIAESLDEVADMIEKRGTENIKHTVMEIMKEELPKVKPILFMGDNYTDEWHAEAERRKLPNMRTTPEALKSLDTEKASKLFEKYKVLSPIELKSRYTIKLEKYIKDIEIEGRALHSMVSSMVLPAAIRFQGEVASSIAKAEKVLGGVDFSAQKNLLKRIAELIAGIEGSTALLKSRMESNGHGHDYQKAAEFCNSDIKGAMAEIRKQADELEALIADDLWPMPKFWEMLFVN; the protein is encoded by the coding sequence ATGAAGAAAGTAACACCGACCATCGCGACCGAGAGAACCTATACGGTCGAGAAAGAGAAAGACCTCCCCATCTCCAGCTACTTCGGCGAGGACACTTTTAACGATAAAGTGATGCAGGCAAAATTACCCAAGGTATTTTACGCCAAGCTGAAAGAGAGCATCGACAAGGGGAAGAAGCTCGACATTGAAACGGCCAACGCCGTGGCCCACGCCATGAAGGAATGGGCCCTGGAGAACGGGGCCACCCACTTCGCCCACTGGTTCCAGCCCATGACCGGCGCCACAGCGGAAAAGCATGACGCCTTCATCGAGATCTCCGGCCCGGGCGAAGTGATCGAGCGCTTCACCGGCGAGCAGCTCGTCCAGGGCGAGCCTGACGCGTCGAGCTTCCCCAGCGGCGGACTCCGCGCCACCTTCGAGGCCCGCGGCTACACGGCCTGGGACATGTCAAGCCCGGCCTTCCTCCGGAAAAACGGGATCGGCATCACCCTCTGCATACCGACGGCTTTCATCTCGTACCACGGCGAGGCCCTGGACAAGAAGACGCCGCTCCTCCGCTCCGTCAGGGCGGTCAACGACAGCGCCATGCGGGTCCTGAAGGTCCTGGGCAACCGTAAATCGAAGAAAGTGACATCCAACCTCGGGCCGGAGCAGGAATATTTCTGCATCGATATGGATTATTTCTACAAGCGCCAGGACCTGGTGCTCACCGGCAGGACACTTATGGGAGCGCCGCCGGCGAAAGGCCAGGAGCTCGAAGACCAGTACTTCGGCAGCATCAAGGAGCGGATGCAGTCCTTCATGCACGATGTCGAGGAAGAGCTGTACAAGCTGGGGATACCGGCCAAGACCAGGCACAACGAGGTGGCGCCCGCGCAGTTCGAGATCGCGCCTATCTTCGAAGAGGCCAATGTAGCCGTGGACCACAACCTCCTCGTCATGGACAAGCTGCAGCAGGTGGCGCGCCAGCACAACATGGCGGTCCTGCTCCACGAAAAGCCCTTCGCGGGCATCAACGGGTCAGGCAAGCACGTGAACTGGTCCCTCTCGACCGATGACGGCATCAACCTGTTCAAGCCGGGGAAAACCCCCCATGACAACATCCAGTTCCTGGTGTTCCTCCTGGCGACCATGAAGGCAGTGCTCAGGCACTCAGATCTCCTGCGCGCGGCAGTGGCATCGGCGTCCAACGACCACCGCCTGGGAGCCAACGAGGCGCCCCCGGCGATCATATCGATCTTTCTCGGCGACCAGCTGACGAAAATTCTCGAGAGCATCGAGAAGGGCGTCGCCTCCGACGCCTCCGACAAGTCGATCATCGACCTGGGCATATCGTCGCTGCCCGTGGTGAGCAGGGACAATTCCGACCGGAACCGGACCTCCCCCTTCGCCTTTACCGGGAACAAGTTCGAGTTCCGCGCCGTCGGCTCGTCCCAGAACATATCCTTCGCCGCGACCGTCGTCAACACCATCATCGCCGAGAGCCTTGACGAAGTGGCGGACATGATCGAAAAGCGGGGGACCGAAAACATCAAGCATACCGTGATGGAAATCATGAAGGAAGAGCTGCCGAAGGTGAAGCCGATCCTCTTCATGGGCGACAACTACACCGACGAATGGCACGCCGAAGCCGAGCGCCGCAAGCTCCCGAACATGAGAACCACGCCGGAAGCGCTGAAGTCCCTGGACACCGAAAAGGCTTCGAAGCTTTTTGAAAAATACAAGGTGCTCTCCCCGATCGAGCTGAAATCGCGCTACACCATCAAGCTCGAGAAGTACATCAAGGACATCGAGATAGAGGGACGGGCCCTCCACAGCATGGTTTCCAGCATGGTGCTGCCGGCCGCGATAAGGTTCCAGGGCGAGGTGGCCTCGTCGATCGCCAAGGCGGAAAAGGTCCTGGGCGGCGTCGACTTCTCGGCCCAGAAAAACCTGCTGAAGCGTATCGCCGAGCTCATCGCCGGCATCGAGGGCTCCACCGCCCTGCTTAAATCCAGGATGGAAAGCAACGGTCACGGTCATGACTACCAGAAAGCGGCGGAGTTCTGCAACAGCGACATCAAGGGCGCCATGGCGGAAATACGGAAACAGGCGGACGAGCTGGAGGCGCTGATCGCCGACGACCTGTGGCCCATGCCGAAATTCTGGGAAATGCTCTTTGTGAACTAG
- the rsmA gene encoding ribosomal RNA small subunit methyltransferase A, whose translation MNTVEIKETIERLGLHPNRRLGQNFLVSREAREKIVGAMECTGADRVLEIGPGLGSLTELLVERAGHVTAMEIDAGFCRYLADRFGARENFTLVHGDFLKNPPPDTFNKIVSNLPYYCSSEILFEFTRYRATPVYVMLQKEVAGRITAAPGSKSYGALTVTLGFYYEARRLLTVPRESFYPRPDVTSSFLVLSRRPSLPLEGNDVDLFHRLVKSAFWGRRKTIVAALTGSPHLDLDRGGAARILAAAGVDGARRGEELTREEYVALARAMGTENISRRGAETQGE comes from the coding sequence ATGAATACCGTTGAAATCAAAGAGACCATCGAGCGCCTGGGCCTGCATCCGAACAGGCGCCTCGGTCAGAATTTTCTCGTTTCCAGGGAAGCCAGGGAAAAGATCGTCGGGGCCATGGAATGCACCGGCGCGGACCGGGTCCTCGAGATAGGCCCGGGCCTCGGCTCCCTCACGGAGCTGCTGGTGGAACGGGCGGGCCACGTGACGGCGATGGAGATCGACGCCGGATTCTGCCGGTACCTTGCCGACCGATTCGGCGCCAGGGAAAACTTCACCCTGGTCCACGGGGATTTCCTGAAAAATCCGCCCCCCGACACCTTTAACAAGATCGTGTCGAATCTTCCCTATTATTGCTCTTCCGAAATACTATTTGAATTCACCCGTTACCGGGCGACGCCGGTCTACGTGATGCTCCAGAAGGAGGTCGCCGGGCGCATCACCGCGGCCCCCGGCAGTAAAAGCTACGGCGCCCTCACGGTGACCCTCGGGTTCTACTACGAGGCGCGCCGGTTGTTGACCGTGCCGCGGGAATCCTTTTATCCCAGGCCCGACGTGACGTCGTCGTTCCTTGTCCTGTCCCGCCGTCCTTCGCTCCCCCTTGAGGGAAATGACGTAGACCTCTTTCACCGGCTGGTGAAATCGGCCTTCTGGGGCAGAAGGAAGACCATTGTCGCGGCTCTGACCGGATCGCCCCACCTTGACCTGGACAGGGGCGGCGCGGCGCGCATCCTTGCCGCTGCCGGCGTCGATGGGGCCAGGCGCGGCGAGGAGCTGACCCGGGAGGAGTATGTGGCCCTGGCACGGGCTATGGGAACGGAGAATATCTCTCGCAGAGGCGCGGAGACGCAGGGGGAATAG
- a CDS encoding TIGR03960 family B12-binding radical SAM protein encodes MKRIDQPTIEKLLSRVQKPGRYMGRELNMIVKEGAPFRMALSYPDLYEVAMSNNGIRILYDIVNAIDGAACERVFAVSDDFAEALRSGGVPLYTLETFTPLCGLDLIGFNLSHELLFTNVLQVLDLGGIPLRRRDRGEGSPIVIAGGEAVSNPFPMGDFIDAFFIGDGEEGIVDIVKALMAAKAEGLDRTRTLARIGGIEGVLLPSLYDGAGDGPLVRKRVYRGAALVDPVKPLVPGIRIAQERIVIEASRGCTNFCNFCHAGFYDLPYRCYDHREIAGRIREIARNTGYNEVTLSSLSISDYPKLVSLFNHVLPDLTAMGISVSFPSLRVDTATLPLIEQVSELRRASLTFAVESASEELRARSNKRVFVRDLMEIVGHVYARGWKVIKLYFMIGLPGCENHDEAADIIALLKELHRIGGRKLDINVTVSPFVPKPHTPFQRERQMGRDYFEDAVCRIKRGLPRSITVKNHNVESSIIEGVLARGDARLGDAIESAYREGCRFDSWDEHFRYDIWKRVLDGCLPGWEGRLGERLEGQLPWRLVQTGFEGLVEKRAAASEAGASLRERVPRTPGAIDTARIEEARRSFEKRYAVTGRMRVRFAKTGLARFIPHIDFMEIVKRALRMAEAPVAMTQGFNKRERLSAGFPTPLGVESEAELVDVDLYGAMAGDILNLLNASLPEGIAATAIRSLDMKATSLMAVTGVIEYRVTAASGIGAVINGLAAEPDFVKHGKRLDRVVSFNTVVHSYDREGESSIVLRLYAGSGESVRIDDAVKVLAAAEFSAMQGLRLVKMEQYVVAEGKLSRIE; translated from the coding sequence ATGAAGCGAATCGACCAGCCAACAATTGAAAAACTCCTTTCGCGCGTGCAGAAGCCCGGGCGCTACATGGGCCGCGAGCTCAACATGATCGTCAAGGAAGGCGCCCCCTTCCGCATGGCCCTGTCGTATCCGGACCTGTACGAAGTGGCCATGTCCAACAACGGGATACGCATCCTCTACGACATTGTGAACGCCATCGATGGCGCCGCCTGCGAACGGGTCTTTGCCGTGTCTGACGATTTCGCCGAAGCCCTCCGCTCCGGGGGCGTCCCCCTGTACACCCTCGAGACCTTCACGCCCCTGTGCGGCCTCGATCTCATCGGCTTCAACCTTTCCCACGAGCTTCTTTTCACCAACGTCCTGCAGGTCCTCGACCTGGGCGGCATCCCCCTGCGCCGCCGGGACCGGGGCGAGGGGTCGCCGATAGTTATCGCCGGAGGCGAGGCGGTGTCCAATCCCTTCCCGATGGGCGATTTCATCGACGCCTTTTTCATCGGCGACGGCGAGGAGGGGATCGTCGACATCGTGAAGGCCCTGATGGCGGCGAAGGCAGAGGGCCTGGACAGGACGCGGACCCTGGCCCGTATCGGCGGGATCGAGGGTGTGCTGCTGCCGTCGTTGTACGACGGCGCCGGGGATGGGCCGCTTGTGCGGAAGAGGGTGTACCGCGGCGCGGCCCTGGTCGACCCTGTGAAGCCCCTGGTGCCGGGCATCCGCATCGCCCAGGAGCGCATCGTCATCGAGGCGAGCCGGGGCTGCACCAATTTCTGCAATTTTTGCCACGCCGGTTTCTACGATCTTCCTTACCGCTGCTACGATCACCGGGAGATCGCCGGCCGCATACGCGAGATCGCCCGGAACACCGGGTACAACGAGGTCACCCTCTCGTCGCTGTCCATCAGCGATTATCCGAAGCTGGTGTCCCTCTTCAACCATGTCCTTCCGGACCTCACGGCCATGGGGATCTCGGTGTCGTTCCCGTCCCTGCGGGTCGACACGGCCACGCTGCCGCTCATCGAGCAGGTCTCTGAGCTTCGGCGGGCGTCCCTCACCTTCGCGGTGGAGTCCGCCTCCGAGGAGCTCCGCGCCAGGTCGAACAAGAGGGTCTTCGTTCGGGACCTCATGGAGATCGTGGGGCACGTGTACGCCCGCGGGTGGAAGGTCATCAAGCTCTATTTCATGATCGGTCTGCCGGGATGTGAAAACCATGACGAAGCGGCGGATATCATCGCCCTGTTGAAGGAACTGCACCGCATCGGCGGGCGGAAGCTGGACATCAACGTGACCGTGTCCCCCTTCGTGCCCAAGCCCCACACTCCCTTTCAGCGGGAGCGCCAGATGGGCAGGGACTACTTCGAGGACGCGGTCTGCCGGATCAAGCGCGGCCTGCCGCGGTCCATCACGGTCAAGAACCATAACGTGGAATCTTCCATCATCGAGGGGGTCCTGGCCAGGGGTGACGCACGCCTGGGTGATGCCATCGAGAGTGCATACCGGGAAGGGTGCCGCTTCGATTCATGGGACGAGCATTTCAGGTATGATATATGGAAGCGTGTCCTTGACGGGTGTCTCCCCGGATGGGAGGGGAGACTGGGTGAACGACTTGAGGGACAGCTCCCCTGGCGCCTTGTCCAGACCGGTTTCGAAGGGCTGGTGGAAAAGCGGGCCGCCGCGAGCGAAGCGGGCGCGTCCCTGCGCGAGAGGGTCCCCCGCACTCCCGGGGCCATCGACACAGCCCGTATCGAGGAGGCCCGGCGCAGCTTCGAGAAACGCTATGCGGTCACCGGCAGGATGCGGGTCCGCTTCGCCAAGACGGGCCTGGCGCGGTTCATTCCCCACATCGATTTCATGGAAATAGTGAAAAGGGCCCTGCGGATGGCGGAGGCCCCTGTGGCCATGACCCAGGGCTTCAACAAGCGGGAGCGCCTGTCAGCGGGCTTTCCCACGCCCCTGGGCGTTGAAAGCGAGGCGGAGCTGGTTGACGTGGATCTTTATGGCGCCATGGCCGGCGACATCCTCAATCTTCTCAACGCCTCCCTCCCGGAGGGGATCGCCGCAACCGCAATCCGATCCCTTGACATGAAGGCAACCTCGCTCATGGCGGTGACCGGCGTCATCGAGTACCGGGTTACGGCCGCTTCCGGTATCGGTGCGGTCATCAACGGCCTTGCCGCGGAGCCCGATTTTGTGAAGCATGGGAAGAGATTGGATCGTGTCGTTTCCTTCAATACGGTGGTGCATTCGTACGACCGGGAAGGGGAGAGTTCGATTGTGCTGCGGCTCTACGCCGGTTCCGGGGAATCGGTGAGGATCGATGACGCGGTGAAGGTATTGGCCGCTGCGGAATTCAGCGCCATGCAGGGCCTCCGCCTCGTCAAAATGGAACAATAT